Proteins found in one Fodinibius saliphilus genomic segment:
- the nth gene encoding endonuclease III: MPNKKQYEDLPELPQKTDEEQKRAEEILDVLYQHYPNPHCALDHRNPFELLCATILSAQCTDVRVNKTTPDLFEAYPTPEAMAHAPIQELEELVRSTGFYRNKAKALKQSSQTIVEKHKGEVPQKMDDLLELYGVARKTANVVLGNAFNINNGVVVDTHVRRFSNRYGLTEHEKNTDKIEQDLMALFPREHWTELSHLMIHHGRNACKARISEPPEHPLCEEYGINCECQQMREAAE; this comes from the coding sequence ATGCCCAATAAAAAACAGTACGAAGACCTGCCCGAACTCCCTCAGAAAACCGATGAAGAACAAAAACGGGCAGAAGAAATATTAGACGTTCTATATCAACATTATCCCAACCCTCATTGTGCTCTTGATCACCGAAATCCTTTTGAGTTGCTTTGTGCCACTATATTAAGTGCGCAGTGTACTGATGTTCGAGTTAATAAAACGACACCAGATCTGTTTGAAGCCTATCCTACCCCTGAGGCAATGGCCCATGCCCCGATCCAAGAACTTGAGGAGTTAGTTCGCTCCACCGGGTTCTACCGAAACAAAGCTAAAGCACTCAAACAATCATCGCAGACTATCGTGGAAAAACATAAGGGAGAAGTTCCCCAAAAAATGGACGACCTTCTGGAACTTTACGGTGTAGCAAGAAAAACAGCAAATGTAGTATTAGGAAATGCGTTCAACATTAATAATGGAGTGGTAGTTGATACCCATGTGCGCCGTTTTTCGAACCGATATGGACTTACAGAACATGAAAAAAACACCGATAAGATAGAACAGGACCTGATGGCTCTATTTCCCCGAGAGCACTGGACAGAACTTTCGCACCTCATGATACATCATGGAAGAAACGCCTGTAAAGCTCGAATTTCAGAACCGCCGGAACATCCTCTTTGTGAAGAGTACGGTATTAACTGTGAATGTCAACAGATGAGAGAAGCAGCAGAATAG
- the amrB gene encoding AmmeMemoRadiSam system protein B → MSNNSLFDSTTAPIPPLRKDLQIFPVEENGRSYLYFYDQRGYATPEMALHKQAGTVLNLLDGEKSINDLEPFLGKDLSKDDLLEFVQFLDKNRILQSTHFEQHAYRKEKEYEESTIHQSVTAGNSYPADPTELKNYLNEAFNNYTPKNGTADKNPKALYAPHIDPRVALNSYVEAFAPLKHLTPKRVVVLATSHYSGLYPDIYQNNPFVLVNKDFKLPLSTIPRDKEAISDLKNTNGDHGITIQDRAHRMEHSIELHLLFLSYLWDHDFSVVPFLTSGIDDLFYMKDGHLGKQLKKFTSLLNNKYANDEDTFFLISGDLSHIGKKFGDTNPASTMFEGVKQFDQKFLDYGASQQHNQLLELMKQDLDPYRVCGFPPLYTFLKTIPNLEGKVLSYDLWDEQERESAVTFGSILYY, encoded by the coding sequence ATGAGTAACAATTCCCTATTTGATTCTACTACGGCCCCGATTCCACCATTACGCAAAGATCTACAAATATTTCCTGTCGAAGAGAATGGGCGATCGTATCTCTATTTTTATGATCAACGGGGCTATGCCACACCGGAAATGGCACTTCACAAGCAAGCGGGTACTGTTCTCAATCTTTTAGATGGGGAAAAAAGTATCAACGACCTGGAACCATTTCTGGGTAAAGACCTGAGCAAAGATGACCTGCTGGAGTTTGTGCAGTTCCTGGATAAAAACAGGATTCTTCAATCAACTCACTTTGAACAGCATGCTTATAGAAAAGAAAAGGAATATGAAGAATCTACAATTCATCAATCCGTAACAGCAGGCAATTCGTACCCCGCTGACCCCACAGAGCTAAAAAACTATCTAAACGAAGCATTTAATAATTATACTCCTAAAAACGGTACGGCTGATAAAAATCCTAAAGCATTATATGCCCCCCATATCGATCCCCGTGTAGCACTAAACAGCTATGTAGAAGCTTTTGCCCCCCTTAAACATCTTACACCCAAACGTGTTGTAGTACTAGCTACTTCCCACTATTCCGGGTTATATCCCGACATATACCAGAACAACCCATTTGTTCTGGTCAATAAAGACTTTAAGCTCCCCCTCTCTACCATACCAAGGGATAAAGAAGCTATTTCTGATCTCAAAAATACCAATGGAGATCACGGTATTACGATTCAAGATCGTGCGCACCGTATGGAGCACAGTATAGAACTACACCTGCTATTTTTAAGTTACCTGTGGGATCATGATTTTTCGGTCGTCCCATTTTTAACGAGTGGCATAGACGATCTCTTCTATATGAAAGATGGGCATCTCGGGAAACAGCTCAAGAAATTCACCTCTCTGCTAAACAATAAGTACGCAAATGATGAAGATACCTTCTTTTTAATCAGTGGCGACTTATCCCATATCGGTAAAAAGTTTGGAGATACCAACCCCGCTTCGACCATGTTCGAGGGTGTTAAGCAGTTCGACCAGAAGTTTTTAGATTATGGTGCTTCCCAACAACACAATCAGCTTTTAGAACTTATGAAGCAAGACCTGGATCCTTATCGTGTTTGTGGCTTCCCCCCGCTCTATACTTTTCTAAAAACTATCCCAAACCTTGAGGGTAAAGTATTGAGTTATGATCTTTGGGATGAACAAGAACGCGAAAGTGCTGTCACTTTTGGCTCTATACTTTACTACTAA
- the gldC gene encoding gliding motility protein GldC, which translates to MADQKKEISITVELDENNVPEKIDWNATDKEGEGIANCKAMLLSMWDPEKQDTLRLDLWTKEMTKEEMKIFYHQTLITMAETFENATEEHGMAEDMRDFISYFAEKMEILKQ; encoded by the coding sequence ATGGCTGACCAGAAAAAAGAAATTAGTATTACAGTAGAATTAGATGAAAATAATGTTCCCGAAAAGATCGATTGGAATGCGACCGATAAAGAGGGGGAAGGTATTGCCAATTGTAAGGCAATGTTGTTGTCGATGTGGGATCCCGAAAAGCAAGATACCCTGCGGTTAGATCTCTGGACGAAAGAGATGACAAAGGAGGAGATGAAAATATTTTATCATCAAACGCTTATTACAATGGCAGAAACCTTTGAAAATGCTACAGAAGAGCACGGGATGGCAGAAGATATGCGTGATTTTATCTCTTATTTTGCTGAAAAAATGGAGATTCTAAAACAGTAG
- a CDS encoding carboxypeptidase regulatory-like domain-containing protein: MEKSMKKRSQFRFAFTKQLALILGIGLLLSACSPSAQMLNRIPVNEVSFKVVDADGQPIKGATVESNNGNNTATNADGIATIRFGSVGIHTVTVFAQNHNPSTTTVTLPSDRGDTKTIHLAEQVTYSGNAFTQMGSTQMYTMMFRYMFNSYGYSMELSDYQEGEWTKWKISSGDTDNAMVMKKAFLKEKDNGQQWWQIQMTNDGENTYTAEVLFEKDRSSILRYREQVGDSEPQEKPVTENYYSQPNKLTAESVEGAITEKNVSIEVPKGTFTADLIKYGVVPEIDLKIWRVKDIPGGTVRYETVQEGENLIYGVTLVDYGDNAQTTLDSF, translated from the coding sequence ATGGAGAAAAGTATGAAAAAAAGAAGTCAATTTAGATTCGCTTTTACAAAACAGCTGGCTCTTATATTAGGGATAGGATTGCTATTGTCTGCTTGTAGTCCCAGCGCCCAAATGCTTAATCGCATTCCGGTCAACGAGGTAAGCTTTAAAGTTGTTGATGCTGATGGCCAACCGATAAAAGGAGCTACTGTTGAATCAAACAATGGCAATAATACTGCCACTAACGCTGATGGAATAGCAACCATTCGTTTTGGGTCGGTAGGGATTCATACCGTTACCGTTTTTGCACAAAATCATAATCCAAGCACCACAACAGTTACCCTGCCCTCAGATCGTGGAGATACTAAAACAATACATCTAGCGGAACAGGTAACCTATAGCGGTAATGCTTTTACACAGATGGGATCTACCCAGATGTATACCATGATGTTCCGATATATGTTCAATAGTTATGGCTATAGCATGGAACTATCCGATTACCAAGAAGGCGAATGGACAAAATGGAAAATATCTTCTGGAGATACAGACAATGCTATGGTCATGAAAAAAGCATTTCTCAAAGAAAAGGATAACGGACAGCAATGGTGGCAAATACAAATGACTAATGATGGAGAAAACACCTATACCGCTGAAGTACTTTTTGAAAAAGACCGTTCATCTATTCTGCGATATCGGGAACAAGTTGGCGACAGTGAGCCACAGGAAAAACCTGTTACTGAAAACTATTATAGCCAACCAAATAAACTTACCGCAGAATCTGTGGAAGGGGCAATCACCGAAAAAAATGTATCTATTGAAGTACCAAAGGGTACTTTTACAGCAGATTTAATTAAATATGGGGTTGTGCCTGAAATTGATCTTAAAATTTGGCGAGTAAAGGATATACCAGGTGGTACCGTTCGATATGAAACAGTACAAGAAGGAGAAAACCTCATTTATGGTGTTACGTTAGTTGACTATGGCGATAATGCTCAAACAACACTCGATTCTTTTTAA
- the ahcY gene encoding adenosylhomocysteinase, whose protein sequence is MAQKVKEKLPYKVKDIGLADFGRKEIRLAEAEMPGLMALREEYADEQPLAGARIAGCLHMTVQTAVLIETLVELGADVQWSSCNIFSTQDHAAAAIAEQDIPVYAWKGMNEEEFWWCIDQTIFFEDDKPLNMILDDGGDLTKLVHEEYPELLDGINGISEETTTGVNRLYKMAKEGTLGAPAINVNDSVTKSKFDNKYGCRESCVDAVKRATDIMLAGKVAVVAGFGDVGKGSAASLRGAGARVIVTEIDPICALQAAMEGYEVMKMDDAIPKADIVVTATGNKDIITGRHFKKMNDKTIVGNIGHFDNEIDVAWLKENAEQDNLKPQVDLFELNENGKEIILLSEGRLMNLGNATGHPSFVMSNSFTNQTLAQIALWQRPEDFDLEVSVLPKDLDEKVARLHLKKIGVELEELTDEQAEYIDVPKGGPYKPEHYRY, encoded by the coding sequence ATGGCACAGAAGGTAAAAGAAAAACTTCCTTATAAGGTAAAAGATATTGGTTTAGCTGATTTCGGACGTAAAGAGATTCGGTTGGCCGAAGCAGAAATGCCCGGATTGATGGCGCTTCGCGAAGAGTATGCGGATGAACAACCGTTAGCCGGGGCACGTATTGCTGGATGTTTGCATATGACGGTTCAAACAGCGGTGCTCATTGAAACATTGGTTGAGCTTGGCGCTGATGTACAATGGTCATCTTGCAATATCTTTTCTACTCAGGATCATGCAGCAGCGGCTATTGCTGAACAGGATATCCCGGTTTATGCATGGAAGGGTATGAATGAAGAAGAATTTTGGTGGTGTATTGATCAAACGATCTTTTTTGAAGATGACAAACCGCTAAATATGATTTTGGATGATGGCGGTGATCTGACTAAGCTTGTTCATGAAGAGTATCCCGAGCTTCTTGACGGTATTAACGGGATTTCTGAAGAAACAACAACCGGTGTTAACCGTCTCTACAAAATGGCAAAAGAAGGCACACTCGGTGCACCTGCCATTAATGTTAACGACTCTGTTACTAAATCGAAGTTTGACAACAAGTACGGTTGCCGAGAGTCTTGCGTAGATGCCGTGAAGCGAGCTACAGATATCATGTTGGCCGGTAAGGTTGCTGTTGTTGCTGGTTTCGGTGATGTAGGTAAGGGCTCTGCTGCTTCATTGCGTGGTGCCGGTGCACGTGTCATTGTTACGGAGATCGACCCCATATGTGCTTTACAAGCGGCAATGGAAGGCTATGAAGTGATGAAGATGGATGATGCCATCCCGAAAGCGGATATCGTTGTTACGGCAACAGGAAATAAAGACATTATTACCGGGCGTCATTTCAAGAAGATGAACGATAAAACCATCGTTGGTAATATCGGGCACTTCGATAATGAAATTGATGTAGCTTGGTTGAAAGAAAATGCTGAGCAAGATAACCTGAAGCCTCAGGTCGATCTGTTTGAGCTCAATGAAAATGGTAAAGAAATTATCTTGCTTTCTGAGGGTCGCTTGATGAATCTTGGAAACGCAACAGGACATCCCTCTTTTGTAATGTCCAACAGCTTTACCAATCAAACATTGGCACAGATCGCATTATGGCAACGTCCTGAGGATTTCGATCTAGAAGTAAGTGTACTTCCAAAAGATCTGGATGAAAAGGTAGCGCGACTACACCTCAAGAAAATTGGTGTTGAGCTCGAAGAGCTTACGGATGAACAGGCTGAATACATCGATGTTCCTAAAGGGGGACCATATAAGCCTGAACACTATCGCTACTAG
- a CDS encoding TlpA family protein disulfide reductase, with protein MINLGFRKLLCVLLFSLLVGCSPSEKPQEEKESEKTQPQTDAEFVEQATFTDLQGNDVAVSDYKGKVVMIDFWETWCKPCLASFPTLQQLQEDYPERFVVLAVTPGFTDSREDAQSFSEEHDYSFTYLMDSNKLHQKLGVQGIPYKVFVDAEGNFIKKSMGSYGPDEDYKIIQKLIKKHSGSEKDTTAAN; from the coding sequence ATGATCAACTTAGGATTTCGGAAACTTCTCTGTGTGTTGTTGTTTAGTTTATTGGTTGGATGCAGTCCATCGGAAAAACCCCAAGAAGAAAAAGAATCAGAAAAAACGCAGCCCCAAACGGATGCAGAATTTGTAGAACAAGCAACGTTTACTGATCTGCAGGGAAATGATGTCGCGGTCTCTGATTATAAGGGAAAAGTGGTAATGATAGATTTCTGGGAAACCTGGTGTAAGCCCTGCCTTGCCAGCTTTCCAACGCTCCAACAACTGCAAGAAGACTATCCCGAGCGGTTTGTAGTCCTGGCAGTGACACCCGGTTTTACAGATAGCCGGGAAGACGCCCAATCTTTTTCTGAGGAACATGACTATAGTTTTACATATTTGATGGATTCAAATAAACTACATCAAAAGTTAGGTGTTCAGGGTATTCCATATAAAGTTTTTGTAGATGCAGAAGGGAACTTTATCAAGAAGTCAATGGGTAGTTATGGGCCTGATGAAGACTATAAGATAATTCAAAAACTCATTAAGAAGCACTCCGGATCGGAAAAGGATACTACCGCTGCCAATTAA